The genomic DNA ACCGGTTTTTGTGCCTATACTCCTACGCACATTGGTTACTACGATCATTTAAAATGACTTTCATTAACACGTCATGATGGCCCCATAAAACAAACCAAATATTGGATAAGATGACTTTTTTGGATTTATATGTGTTGGAAAAAGGCTGATgtcatttttggctttttatAGTGCACAGTTGTAAAAGAGGGAGAATGATTGGTATAACTCGTCAAAACCTGGCTCTCGCCCGACTTGATGGAATCTCAGCAGCTAATTTGTTGGTTGATTTCAATATCATTACGATCACTTTCCTTCCAATCGTTGTTAGGAAAGGCAAGACCTTTAATAGCTCCaaaataaacgaaaaaaaagattagtaAATTTTTAGCATCTAAAGTGTATACGTATTTCGTGTATCCATAGATTTCGTAGCTTCCACCCAAGTACAATGTTATGAGTTTTCTGCCTAGCCTGTACTTCCTTTCGTTATAATACAACTCCTAAAATCAAATCGATTTCCCCGACAGGGTTCAAACTTCATTCCTGAGGATGTGGAAGGTTAACTAAGAGGAAGTTGCACAAATCTGGTAAAATGTTGACATCTCGACGGATGTTGAACTAGAGTATCCGGAGGTAAGTTCTCAATTATCGGGTCAAATGGCCTTCGGCAAAAATAAATCATCCAAATGTACCTAAACGAACCGTCTGAAAAAATGTAAACCCATAACATAACATACGTACATTTCAAGGTACGATCAACGTTCAAGGCAGCGTATACTTGTTGGTTTTGAGAGGCTTTCAGTCAATGACCTTCAACTCCCAATACGGGCTGAAACCGCGAAGATTGTCCCCCGTTTGTTCTTCAGAGAATTTAGCAATCTAATTCCTTGGTTCTATTGATTACCTCATCATGGTCGACGCGCTGAACTAACCCTTTTCTAAAGGAAGGAATTGTTGAGTCAACACAAGTCATGCCACGCTCTTCAGTTGCATTTCAATCCCAAAAACCATTCAAACCAACCCTAAGCTCAGCTCAGCTCAGCTCACATTGCCTCGTCTGACTCAGTCACTCACCCAGAATCTGCAATCCGGGTGTCGGGAATGAGCCGGCGAAATTATGTAACATTTGTCTCGTTCTGAGAGTCCCCATTCGGAGTGTGTATTAGAGCACAGTACGCGTATCTACCTAGGGGGGAGGAAGGGGGGAggcaaagagagagaaagaggtcGGTAGTTAAGAACGAAGTAAGAGCGTGTGAAGGCAAGCAAGGATGTACAGTATTTGCAGACTTGgaccatcattatcatcatcaccttCATGAGCACCACCACCCTCATCTCCCAAACGACTTCACGACGGAAGATTAGAGGGCAAAAGGCACCTTCACTTATGCCATTCCATCACATAAGCAGCTGAGTAAGTGCCGACCGTGTGGAAGTTGGAACATGGACTGGACCGGGCGAGAGGCTCCTCGTGATTGTCGCCTTACTTACCTAGCACTCGCTGCCTTCGCTAAGTCGACACTCGACACACGGCTCTTTTGTCACATAGGTAGCCCGTGGTGCCTTGTAGGTACTACGAGGTAAGGAGGAAACCCACAGGTTCGCCGTGGTGCCAACCGGCTTCTTGATTGTACCTGTATCTCTCACTCCTCCCGATCAGAAAGGTATGTAACGAGAAGAAGATCCCACCCATGGCAACGACCGCCAaagccagccagtcagcctACCAACCTCGGGGCTAACCTGGGTTCGAGCATATTCCCTGTCGTTGTGGAAGGAGTGGGTGAAGAGGCAGCTGAGAAGTTGATCCTCCAAGAATGGGGAAGAGAGAGGAGAGGgggaagacgaggaggaggaggaggaggagaaggctCCTCTCAATGAGATACCTGAGACACTAAGTGCTTActcgtcgttgtcgttggTCGTGGCATGAAAAAGAGCCCTTCTCCAACTTGTCGTACATGGGGTGATAGGTAGGCTTCCTGGACGGTACAGATTGTCAGAGGCTGCTAGGTTGCTAGGTAGTGGAGCTTTAACAATCAACATGCCCGGAGAAGATATCTcaagaagagagagagcctATTCCTTCGTACTACTACATCTCGTATTCAGAATACTACAAAGTACCAGAATCGCCTCCTATGGTCGCCGTGAAAAAACAGCTTAGCagcttttgagaaaaaaaaaatctaatctCTGCCAAGTAATATGGCTGCTAGGGAGCGATAAATAGAAGGGTTAGTTCAAACCCCCACGACGAATGGCTAACCAGTGGTCCCATGGGGTTCGAAGCAAGAAATCAGATCGATCAAACCCTTATTAGCCAAGCCTTATGTGACCGAAGGCATTCAACCTGTGTAGGATCATCCTGGTTCGTGTGTTAAAGTGAAAACTAGTGACAACTGGATACGAACCTACTTGCATTGGGCCTTCAACTCCATATCTTATCTCGTTACGCCAAAGGGGCTGGACTTTTAGCTAGACATTTTACCACCATGTCCTAGGGGTGCGGTGAAAAACGTTCAGATGAGGGAAAACGCCTTTCCATAATACCTTGCTTGTTGGAACGGAAGTGCTACTACTTTGGATTGCATCCAGTGAACTCGTGCCATATTGTGGAATTGGCCAGCTGTTTAATGGTACGACTGTGAGAAGCGTATTTATCGATTCTTCTTTGGAACCTGATGCCATGAGATCAATCCCTCTCGTGAAAGCCGGCTGCAGCCAATTCtacaacttttgaaatttgatgccAACCCACTTTGCCCGAGCTACAAGTTAGCCgagtgaaagaaaaatcacCCTGGTTCTCGATGAGAAAAAGCGGGACGTGAATTGTTGACCTCAAAGTTCCTGTACTCCTCCTGGCATCGCCTTGAAACAGGTGTAATAAGTTGGGGAAACCACTATCACCATGGGTTGTGCATTCAGTTCAGATCACCCAAGAGATGGAAGGGGTGCCAAAGATCCCAGGCATTACAGTTACCAACCGTCCACCCCTCATGGCCCTCCCAATTACCATCGGAAACGTCAACAGCATTACAAAAACAATATCCAGCAACAACAGCCCCCGAATGTGCCGAGCAAAAAGGGTGGCGCCCCCACCAATCAGTCATTGATGAGCAACAAGAGTGCCAAAGCTCAAGGATCGCCTTTGAAGGTGTCGCCAAAAGGGGTTGACAGTGATTTTAATTCGAGCCAAGGCCAACAACCCACACGTGGCATGTCCCCGGATCTCAAAGATGAAGACATCCACTTCCGAAGACAACATTTTGATCGCAATTCCGTGTTACGCCATTCCAAGAAGAGAACTCGAAAGGCCTCCTCCGCCTCAGCTTCTTCGAAAAGTAACACGCCTAACAAGAATCAGGACAATCCTAAGCCTATTAGTGTCACCAGCCCCGACCATGATCACAGTATCGCATCATCCACCGATGATGCCACCTCCCAAAAGAAGACCCCCTCGACGACACTTGAAACGTCTTCCACCATCCAAGAAGTGACATTCACGcctttcaaatccaatcaaatTCCTTCAGATGACCCTCAGACTCTTCACGATGCCAAATCTGAGCTCAGTTCTTCGCATGCGGCTTCGGTCTCCCGTCTCCTGGCTTCGGCCAATAAAACTacgtcatcatcattttcaacatcAGCTTCAACACTAACAACGAAAACATCCACCACCCGACCCACCAAAGCGGCCACCAAACCAAGTGCAGCTTTGTCAGGCTCCTCGTCTTTATTTCCAGCCCGCAGACAGGAGCATCGCGTCGTCATTCCCGTGGAAGGGGCTCGAACTCGCCGAGGAGCCACCCCGGAAAGGCGGGCTAAGACGCCTGAGCGCCGTGCCAAGACGCCCACCGacaatgagttggaaaatccTCTGGAAGAGTGCGGTCGGCTGATCTAAAGTGGTCTAACTGGTCCTGGATTCTTCACCCGCCATTCCGtatgatcaatgatcaatgaCCAATTGATTCGAACCAGTTAAATACGTTGGATAAAACCCCACACTAGCACTAGCCATCGATATGAAAGTTCAAAGAGTACTCTATCCAGGTAGAGCGCTTTTTAAAACATTCCATATTGACGACAGGAGGTTTGATCAATTCATTACTTATCCTTACATGCCCTTCTGATTGAAACGAAGAGTGAAGGGAGTTACATTCAGTGACTACAAAACTATGTGATATCAAATGCTACTAATGTTGTGAGTTTTACTTCAATTGAGGCTATTAATAAAGAATCATTGATATTCAAGATATATTATCCGTTTGGCAAACAAAAGAAGCGAGTAATTGCACATGTCTGTGGAATCGATATCATTCAGAACAAAAGCCACATGCTAAATTTAGCGACCAGGATCCATACCACTAGCATTGCAACCAAAATAAACGTCATGTGAGGGAAGAATTTCAGACCATTGGTGGGGTCAAACACGGATTTGGGAACAAACCGCATAACCATGGCACACGTGGTGTACAGAATGAATAAACCCATTCCAGTATCGGGAATGTAATAGGGTGGGCAATCTTTCCACACGGACATGACTGATCCAGTTTGTCCAGTTTGCAGGAGAGTCATGAAAGCCTTACCAACCTAAACATAAAAGAAGGCCAGTTTTTGCTTTCGAATTAGCCGAGCAAACAAAAACGAGTTAAATGGTTGAGGCATTTGAAGAAGGTTCGTACCTGATCAGCTTGGAGGAATCCccccacattttttttcatctcggCGAGTTCTGCTTGGGTGCATCCATCGAGGATGGGAGTTTGGGTCACGGATGGGCACAATGTTAGGATACGAATGCCGTCCTGAGCCTCGGTCTCTGCGGTGCCCACGCATCTCGAATAAGTTACGACGGCGCTCTTCGATGTGTTGTAGGCCCAGCCTTTGGGTTGTTGTGCGTTGAAAAGACCCAAGATAGAAGCCACATTGACAATCACCCCGCCTCGCCCTCCGTTAGCGCGGCTCATCTTTTCCATGGCCAGAGTGCATCCATTCAAGACTCCACGAAGATTAATGTCCAAACACAACTTCCAGCCCTCTTTTTCGCCCATCACCCCGGCGTTATTGACCAAGACGTCAAGATGATCGACCTCAAACTTTTGGCAGGCATTTTGCCAAACTTTGAGGACGTCATCCGCGTTCGTAACATTGCAAACCTCGAAATGGACGCGGTCGGCTCCAAAGGCCTTGACGAATTCCTTCTCGGTCGCTTGGCCCAGCTCAGTCTTGATATCCGTCAAGCACACTTTGGCGCCCTGTTGCAAAAttctttgagcaaattctttgCCCAAACCTCCCGCCGAGCCTGTGATCAGAACCGTTTTCCCACTCAAGTTGAACATGGCGTAGATTGCTGGGATGGTAGTGGTTTGAGCTgttgtttgatcaaaatatttgccaattttctccTTCGGACTTGCTAGGTCTAGAAGCTAACTTCTTTCCAGTCTGACAAGCTTGTCTAATGTACGAGCCAAACGACTGTAGTATCTTGTATGATGCACTCTCTGAAAAGGACTTACGAGCGTAGCAAGGCCAAAGTAAACTTGACTCTGGCGTTGAAGGAGTAATTCTACTCTCTGACAAGGCCTCTTGAAAATCTCAAGCTTCCACTAGTTACGTGGTTTTTTGAAATTCCGTGGGTATCCAACGGATAAATAAATAAGAGTGATTTTGGGTGTCTGAAGACCAAGACTTGGTGGAATGGACCTCAGTTTTCCCACACGTTTTtgcttttccaattcaaagttatttttctaCCACTGCTTCTTCGTGTTTTGGGGGAAGGAATGCACCACATTCACAAACTCATTCCAAGCAAGAAGATATGAAATATGATGCCTATTTGTGGCAGTACGATATTTTGTCTGTGACAACACCAATCCTTTTCCAAGCTTTACGTTACACTTCAATGGTGAAGACAACGACTGACTTTAAAATATGTCAGCTTCATCCTAAGGATTTGAAGGAGGTCAAAGTGCACTCAAAAGATGATGATAGTAGGTGATTTGACCTTGTCACTCGCTGTGTTTCAATTGACCAACTATGCATAGTAACGGCTggataaagataaaaaaaaaatacttaacGTAAATGAAGGCTTACATAGATATAGAGGTTGAATTGAAGTTTAAAGTTATTGAAGAGTAAACCTCAGGTGAACGAGTTGCATAGACATTTTTACTCGTGAGCGCTACAGGGGTAGGTGTTTATATGCGTGCTGCTGACCCCGTGCACCATAGCATACATAGGTTCCAATCATTCAATTGCTCTCTTATTAGATTATACAGTAAGTATCCTCAAACACTTGGAATCAAGACAGTAAGAATTGATTTCATGAAATGTGTTTGTGGGCTTAATAATCAAAAAAGGCCATAGTCAAGTGAATTCATATTGGCCCGACAAGCCACTTTCTGAAGGACAAATTGACTTTGGAGCTCATGTGTGACTGACAAGTCAAAATATATGGATATAAAACgtacaaaatatgcattttaaGAATCACTCAACTTTGTGTTTGCTATTGTTTGAAGTTTCAATACGTTGAAATCTTACTAAGCTCTACGTGCATAACCTTCGGAGACCTCTGTCTCAAAATCTAGAGTGAAATATATTCGCAGTTTTCATCAGACATTGTTAAACAATTTTATAAAGGGCACACAATTGTAGATTTGTTATTCTGCCTTTATAAACTCCGTTCCCACATTCAAAGGTAGAGAATCTGCCTGAAGCTCCAAAGAGGGAATTGTCATTTCATATCTTGGCAAACCGAATTTTAGTTCCCGACACACAAAAACGGACAAAGCTCCGTAATCTTGAACAAAGATGCTCTTATGATCGGGGCATAAGGAGGGCAAATGTTAGCCTCAAAATCTACTTTTTAGAAGATTTCGTGACGTTGATTCACAGCTTCAGAAGATCTTTGTT from Tigriopus californicus strain San Diego chromosome 1, Tcal_SD_v2.1, whole genome shotgun sequence includes the following:
- the LOC131877759 gene encoding 15-hydroxyprostaglandin dehydrogenase [NAD(+)]-like, with translation MFNLSGKTVLITGSAGGLGKEFAQRILQQGAKVCLTDIKTELGQATEKEFVKAFGADRVHFEVCNVTNADDVLKVWQNACQKFEVDHLDVLVNNAGVMGEKEGWKLCLDINLRGVLNGCTLAMEKMSRANGGRGGVIVNVASILGLFNAQQPKGWAYNTSKSAVVTYSRCVGTAETEAQDGIRILTLCPSVTQTPILDGCTQAELAEMKKNVGGFLQADQVGKAFMTLLQTGQTGSVMSVWKDCPPYYIPDTGMGLFILYTTCAMVMRFVPKSVFDPTNGLKFFPHMTFILVAMLVVWILVAKFSMWLLF